One Bacteroidota bacterium genomic window carries:
- a CDS encoding glycoside hydrolase family 13 protein, giving the protein MNKLYAFIIVAVSFLLSNCQGNINADSNPDFDHDEFVPRWAKEVVWYQIFPERFYNGDTTNDPTVDDIAGADPQELPEFWQIHPWTSDWYELKPYELQNKKVPLYRYQLRRRYGGDIQGIIEKLDYLKDFGITAIYFNPLFDAPSLHKYDGASYHHIDPNFGPDPKSDRELMKTENPIDPSTWVWTSADELALKMIQEAHKRGMRVIFDGVFNHMGINSFAFKDVVEKQQDSPYKDWFIIKSWNNDSTGEKFAFNGWFGVQSLPELKEDSSGIVKGPKEYIFAATERWMNPKGQGIENGIDGWRLDVAFCVSHNFWKDWRKHVRSINPTAYLTAEIVDKPEVVKAYLQGDEFDGEMNYNFAFTCMEYFINPDSMRISASEFDQKLKEMRDMYPSGVAYVLQNLYGSHDANRLASHIVNRGIWNYRDWGNYYGKSQVGSNPFYNVSKPTAEDYQLQKLLVIMQMTYVGAPMVYYGEEVGMWGGNDPDCRKPMIWPEFNYDDEVYNPDGTTRAAEKVEVNNDLFNHYNKLIAIRNSRKELQLGSFETLLTDNAMDVYVFSREYQGKQTIVAFNNSSEPVKIQTALATDKTYNDLLNGGSSKAKDGQLALEIQPKWALVLASE; this is encoded by the coding sequence GCAGATTCAAATCCCGACTTTGATCATGATGAATTTGTTCCCCGCTGGGCAAAAGAAGTGGTCTGGTATCAGATATTTCCTGAGAGGTTTTACAATGGTGATACAACCAACGACCCTACTGTTGATGACATTGCCGGTGCCGATCCGCAGGAGCTTCCGGAGTTCTGGCAGATTCACCCATGGACCAGCGACTGGTATGAACTCAAGCCTTATGAATTGCAAAACAAAAAAGTGCCACTTTACCGTTATCAGCTGCGCCGACGCTACGGGGGCGATATTCAGGGCATAATCGAGAAACTTGATTACCTGAAGGATTTTGGAATTACTGCCATTTATTTTAATCCTTTGTTCGATGCTCCTTCGCTGCACAAATACGATGGTGCCAGTTATCACCATATCGACCCGAATTTTGGCCCCGACCCTAAAAGTGACCGCGAGCTAATGAAGACTGAAAACCCCATCGACCCATCGACCTGGGTATGGACCAGTGCCGACGAGCTGGCACTTAAAATGATTCAGGAAGCACATAAGCGAGGAATGCGGGTGATATTCGACGGTGTGTTCAATCACATGGGCATCAACAGTTTTGCTTTTAAGGATGTAGTAGAAAAACAACAAGACTCACCTTACAAAGACTGGTTTATCATAAAAAGCTGGAACAATGACAGTACAGGCGAAAAATTTGCATTCAATGGTTGGTTTGGCGTGCAGTCGCTGCCCGAGTTGAAAGAAGACAGCAGCGGCATCGTAAAAGGACCAAAAGAATACATTTTTGCTGCCACAGAGCGTTGGATGAATCCTAAAGGCCAGGGCATAGAAAACGGTATCGACGGTTGGAGGCTCGATGTAGCTTTCTGTGTGTCGCATAATTTCTGGAAAGATTGGAGAAAGCATGTGCGCTCTATCAATCCGACAGCATACCTTACTGCCGAAATTGTGGACAAACCAGAAGTAGTGAAAGCTTATCTGCAAGGCGATGAGTTTGACGGGGAAATGAACTATAATTTTGCCTTTACCTGCATGGAGTATTTTATTAACCCCGATAGCATGCGTATCTCGGCTTCGGAATTCGACCAAAAGCTCAAAGAAATGCGTGATATGTACCCCTCAGGAGTTGCCTATGTACTTCAAAACCTTTATGGAAGTCATGATGCCAACCGCTTAGCCTCGCACATTGTCAACCGTGGAATTTGGAATTATCGAGACTGGGGCAACTATTATGGCAAATCGCAGGTAGGATCGAATCCTTTCTACAATGTGAGTAAGCCAACTGCAGAAGATTATCAATTGCAAAAACTGTTGGTGATTATGCAGATGACTTATGTAGGAGCACCCATGGTATATTATGGCGAAGAAGTGGGTATGTGGGGCGGTAACGACCCAGACTGCCGCAAACCCATGATCTGGCCCGAGTTTAATTATGACGATGAGGTCTATAACCCCGATGGAACAACACGGGCAGCTGAGAAGGTGGAAGTGAATAATGATCTGTTTAACCATTACAATAAACTGATTGCCATACGCAACAGCCGAAAAGAATTGCAACTGGGCAGCTTTGAAACCTTGTTAACCGACAATGCTATGGATGTTTATGTTTTCAGCCGCGAGTATCAGGGCAAACAAACAATCGTAGCATTCAATAATTCTTCAGAGCCGGTAAAAATTCAAACTGCCCTGGCAACCGATAAAACATACAACGATCTCTTAAATGGTGGCAGCAGTAAGGCAAAGGACGGCCAATTGGCGCTTGAAATTCAACCTAAATGGGCGCTGGTACTGGCATCGGAATAA
- a CDS encoding calcium/sodium antiporter: protein MVLQFILLSIGFAVLIKGADWLVNGSVSIARHYKVSELIIGLTIVAFGTSSPELVVNIISSIKGYSDITMGNIVGSNIFNLMFILGISGLVFPLIVNIKTIWNEIPFSLLAAVMILILANIAFYPNEIKMIDRIEAAILLISFAFFMFYIFRDIKKNKVTYDSDVKKIKPSIAGLLILIGLAFLVVGSKLVVDSAVKIAQYLGASEKLIGVTIISAGTSLPELVTSVVAAIRKKSDIAIGNVIGSNIFNIFFILGISALIRPIRYNPSFNFDILLLSVATIVLFLFMFSGKRHKLDRWESGILLLGYIGYITYLLA from the coding sequence ATGGTACTTCAATTCATTCTTTTATCAATTGGATTTGCAGTTTTAATAAAAGGGGCAGATTGGCTTGTGAATGGCTCCGTTTCCATTGCCAGACATTATAAAGTTTCGGAATTGATTATTGGCTTAACCATTGTCGCCTTTGGCACATCATCACCCGAACTGGTTGTGAATATTATCTCATCGATAAAAGGCTATTCCGACATTACCATGGGAAATATCGTGGGAAGTAACATTTTTAATCTCATGTTCATTTTAGGTATATCAGGTCTTGTATTTCCTCTTATAGTGAATATAAAAACGATTTGGAACGAAATACCCTTTTCGTTACTGGCCGCTGTGATGATTCTAATTTTAGCAAATATCGCCTTCTATCCGAATGAAATTAAGATGATTGACCGCATAGAGGCTGCGATTCTGCTAATAAGCTTTGCTTTTTTTATGTTTTATATTTTTCGCGACATAAAAAAAAACAAAGTAACCTACGACTCAGATGTCAAAAAGATAAAACCATCTATAGCCGGTTTATTGATTCTTATTGGCCTTGCCTTTCTAGTAGTTGGAAGTAAACTAGTGGTAGACAGCGCAGTGAAAATCGCTCAGTATTTAGGTGCCAGCGAAAAGCTCATAGGTGTCACCATTATTTCAGCCGGCACCTCCCTGCCCGAATTGGTAACTTCTGTTGTGGCTGCCATCCGCAAGAAAAGCGACATTGCCATAGGCAATGTCATCGGTTCTAATATCTTCAATATTTTCTTTATTCTGGGTATAAGCGCACTCATTAGGCCAATCCGATACAATCCATCGTTTAATTTCGATATCTTGTTACTGAGTGTTGCTACCATTGTGCTCTTTCTATTTATGTTTAGCGGAAAAAGACACAAACTCGACCGATGGGAGTCGGGCATCCTGCTACTAGGCTACATTGGATACATCACATACCTGCTTGCTTAA
- a CDS encoding L,D-transpeptidase: MTEADLKALLLNWAKKGLEKIKGFFLVVWNGIKRFLLAIYKPVLVLVVLVSVPLLVRNILLQAPFEKSVTVLTEQDKIDKAKKSISKEIAKIDKKLASKVPRSYYLVINSSSNEFVLYKGNAQLKKDKCSTGSYVLLKAGDQQQWMFKTPKGEFRIHGKTTSPVWKKPDWAFVEEGMPVPSANHHTRFEYGVLGDYALSLGQGYLIHGTLYQRFLGLPVTHGCIRLNDENLKLIYNSMAVGSKVYIY, translated from the coding sequence ATGACAGAAGCAGATTTGAAGGCGTTGTTATTAAATTGGGCTAAAAAAGGATTGGAAAAGATTAAGGGATTTTTTCTTGTAGTGTGGAATGGAATTAAAAGGTTTCTGCTTGCCATTTATAAACCTGTTTTGGTATTAGTGGTTCTGGTTTCGGTTCCTCTACTGGTGAGAAATATACTCTTGCAAGCGCCTTTTGAGAAAAGTGTAACTGTGCTGACCGAACAGGATAAAATTGATAAAGCCAAAAAATCAATAAGCAAAGAGATAGCAAAAATCGATAAAAAACTTGCCTCGAAGGTGCCACGTTCTTACTATTTGGTAATCAACAGTTCTTCGAACGAATTTGTTTTGTACAAGGGAAATGCCCAATTGAAAAAGGATAAATGTTCAACCGGAAGCTATGTACTTTTAAAAGCCGGCGATCAGCAGCAATGGATGTTTAAAACACCAAAGGGCGAATTCCGGATTCATGGAAAAACGACTTCGCCGGTATGGAAAAAGCCAGACTGGGCTTTTGTGGAGGAAGGAATGCCAGTTCCATCGGCTAATCATCATACACGCTTCGAATATGGGGTTCTTGGCGATTATGCCCTGAGCCTTGGACAAGGCTACCTGATTCATGGCACATTGTATCAACGATTTCTCGGTCTTCCGGTTACTCACGGATGTATCCGGTTAAACGACGAGAATCTGAAACTGATATACAATTCAATGGCTGTAGGTTCGAAAGTATATATATATTAA
- a CDS encoding L,D-transpeptidase family protein, with product MKRRLFFAVALIFISLIVYTVVVASGIEPPHQEITEARKKLAVANVLRSPRYARESYKVASSYYDSAMYYWQQENQRFFLFRDYERARVLALEAFDYAETAIHKTRNAISSSEELLGVRVSSLQEQLNDFEKKYDKFPFERKDRKNLVKCNLLLHEGILLYEKADYHACKVKLDAAQKIFDELNGFYKFEIEAYFENYSQWKKWVNQTISYSRRNKTTCIIVDKIARKCFVYKNGREIQQYDVELGPNWVGTKIQQGDKKTPEGHYKIVKKLTNGSTIYHKALLLDYPNEDDQKRFLENKKNGTVPKGAKIGNLIEIHGNGGKGADWTNGCVALTDSEMDKLFATCSEGTKVTIVGSMKPLKEIFPKEQLNEE from the coding sequence ATGAAACGACGTTTGTTTTTTGCGGTTGCACTTATATTTATCTCTTTGATTGTGTATACGGTAGTTGTTGCTTCGGGCATCGAACCACCTCATCAAGAGATTACTGAGGCACGTAAAAAACTAGCTGTTGCCAATGTGTTACGCTCACCCCGATATGCGCGTGAGTCGTACAAGGTTGCGAGTAGTTATTACGATTCTGCAATGTATTACTGGCAACAGGAGAATCAACGATTTTTTCTTTTTCGCGACTACGAAAGAGCACGAGTGCTTGCCCTGGAGGCATTTGATTATGCTGAAACTGCCATACACAAAACCCGAAATGCAATTTCCAGCTCCGAAGAGCTACTGGGTGTCAGAGTATCTTCTCTTCAGGAACAACTCAACGATTTTGAAAAAAAATACGACAAATTTCCATTCGAACGAAAGGATAGAAAAAACTTGGTGAAATGCAACCTTCTTTTGCACGAAGGCATTTTGCTATACGAAAAGGCCGATTATCATGCCTGCAAAGTGAAACTTGATGCCGCACAAAAAATCTTTGATGAACTGAACGGATTTTACAAATTTGAGATTGAAGCCTATTTCGAAAATTATTCGCAATGGAAAAAATGGGTCAACCAAACCATTTCTTATTCGAGACGAAACAAAACAACATGCATTATTGTAGACAAAATTGCTCGCAAGTGTTTTGTTTACAAGAATGGTCGTGAAATACAACAATACGATGTAGAGCTGGGCCCAAACTGGGTAGGAACAAAAATTCAACAAGGCGATAAAAAAACTCCTGAGGGGCATTATAAAATAGTAAAAAAATTAACCAACGGCTCAACCATATACCACAAGGCACTTTTGCTCGATTACCCCAATGAGGATGATCAGAAAAGGTTTTTAGAAAACAAAAAGAATGGAACGGTGCCAAAGGGTGCAAAAATTGGAAATCTTATAGAAATTCATGGGAATGGTGGCAAAGGGGCTGATTGGACAAATGGTTGTGTGGCTCTGACCGATTCCGAAATGGATAAACTGTTTGCGACTTGCAGCGAGGGTACAAAAGTCACAATTGTTGGTTCAATGAAACCACTGAAAGAGATTTTTCCCAAGGAACAATTAAACGAGGAATAG
- a CDS encoding RNA polymerase sigma factor produces the protein MSHESLVLLKDEELLERIKTKGSSKYFEILYDRYYSKVFAKCYSFVKDRKLAEELARDIFSKCFEKLSSFKNLSTFSSWLYSITYNHCIDYLREKKKLHYPNWNKTNEMPEIVDETEENLEGINYENFLQILEQIHPEEKALLLMKYKDDLSMKQIGVALRISEDAAKMRLKRARTRVIYLYQEKFQKE, from the coding sequence ATGTCTCATGAAAGCCTGGTTTTGCTGAAGGATGAAGAACTGCTGGAAAGGATAAAAACCAAAGGTTCGTCGAAATATTTCGAAATCTTGTACGACAGATACTATTCTAAAGTATTTGCCAAGTGCTACAGTTTTGTTAAAGACCGCAAACTTGCAGAAGAGCTGGCAAGAGATATTTTTTCGAAATGTTTCGAAAAGCTTTCCTCCTTTAAGAACCTTTCTACATTTTCGTCGTGGCTATACTCGATCACTTACAACCACTGTATCGATTACCTGCGCGAAAAGAAAAAACTCCACTACCCCAACTGGAATAAAACCAACGAAATGCCTGAAATTGTAGACGAGACGGAGGAAAACCTTGAAGGCATCAATTACGAAAATTTCCTGCAAATTCTGGAACAAATACACCCCGAAGAAAAAGCGTTGTTGTTAATGAAATACAAGGACGACTTATCGATGAAACAAATTGGCGTGGCCTTGCGGATAAGCGAAGATGCAGCTAAAATGCGGCTTAAGAGGGCCCGTACCCGTGTCATTTATTTGTATCAGGAAAAATTCCAGAAAGAATGA
- a CDS encoding RsmD family RNA methyltransferase, which translates to MRIVSGDFKGRTIPVRKDFPSRPTTDFAKENIFNVLHNHFDFEEIEVLDLFSGTGSISFEFASRGAIKVTSVELNYQSFDFIRTTAKNLEMQNLFAVKADAFRFIEKCTETYDIVFADPPYDLKALDMLPEKVFQKGLLKPEGWFILEHGKRNNFNSHPKIFEMRNYGSVCFSIFRQTE; encoded by the coding sequence ATGCGTATTGTAAGCGGCGATTTTAAAGGGCGCACAATTCCGGTACGAAAAGATTTCCCTTCGCGCCCCACGACCGATTTTGCCAAGGAGAATATTTTTAATGTCCTGCATAACCATTTCGATTTTGAGGAGATTGAGGTGCTAGACCTTTTTTCTGGTACCGGCAGTATTAGTTTTGAATTCGCCTCTCGTGGTGCAATAAAAGTGACTTCTGTTGAATTGAATTACCAATCGTTTGATTTTATACGAACAACAGCAAAAAACCTTGAGATGCAGAACCTTTTCGCCGTAAAAGCCGATGCGTTCAGGTTCATCGAAAAGTGCACCGAAACCTATGATATTGTTTTTGCAGATCCGCCCTACGACTTGAAAGCTTTGGATATGTTGCCAGAAAAAGTTTTTCAAAAAGGTCTTCTAAAACCAGAGGGATGGTTTATTCTGGAGCATGGCAAAAGGAATAATTTTAATTCGCACCCGAAAATTTTCGAAATGCGCAATTACGGAAGTGTCTGTTTTAGCATCTTTCGACAAACGGAATAA
- a CDS encoding DUF3822 family protein: MPDIQFVNPYFKNIDKKEISIQVSLGGFSIYCKTAESGECLFLKSHSFKNVYLEDELFRKVGEITNNETYLNESYLKAEVTYIHQKVTLVPKEFFAPENILSFFEFNHTLSEYDELHYKYIQSLEAYCVFSMPNYLSNLFYSKVPGVEFNHQAVKLISHGLSLQEKGFYALVGLNAGFFDIGVFEDKQLLLYNSFQFANALDFIYFFLYPLKQLKIDTHSLSVTLFGDSKTCQEMKKELKSYVKIIRLPELAHLKCPSITPQQMAEHFYLLNS, from the coding sequence ATGCCCGACATTCAATTTGTAAATCCGTACTTTAAGAATATTGATAAAAAGGAAATATCCATCCAGGTTAGCCTGGGTGGATTTTCTATTTACTGCAAAACTGCCGAAAGCGGTGAGTGTTTGTTTTTGAAAAGCCATTCGTTTAAAAATGTCTACCTCGAAGATGAGCTTTTTCGTAAGGTTGGAGAAATTACCAACAACGAAACTTATTTGAATGAATCCTATTTAAAAGCAGAGGTTACTTATATTCATCAGAAGGTGACTCTTGTGCCAAAGGAATTCTTTGCACCGGAAAACATCCTCAGCTTTTTTGAGTTTAATCATACGCTTAGTGAATACGATGAGCTTCATTACAAATATATCCAAAGCTTAGAAGCCTATTGTGTTTTTTCCATGCCCAACTATCTTTCGAATTTGTTTTATTCGAAAGTACCCGGAGTGGAATTCAATCATCAGGCAGTGAAATTGATAAGTCATGGATTAAGCCTTCAGGAGAAAGGATTTTATGCTCTGGTTGGCTTGAATGCAGGATTTTTTGACATTGGTGTCTTTGAAGATAAGCAATTGTTGTTGTACAATTCATTTCAGTTTGCTAACGCCCTAGATTTTATATACTTTTTCCTTTACCCACTGAAGCAATTAAAAATCGATACACATTCGCTCAGTGTGACGCTTTTCGGAGATTCAAAGACTTGCCAGGAAATGAAAAAGGAGCTCAAATCATACGTGAAAATCATAAGATTACCAGAATTGGCACACCTAAAATGTCCTTCAATCACTCCGCAACAAATGGCAGAGCATTTTTATCTTTTAAATAGTTAG